The following proteins are co-located in the Dromiciops gliroides isolate mDroGli1 chromosome 2, mDroGli1.pri, whole genome shotgun sequence genome:
- the FAM83C gene encoding protein FAM83C, whose protein sequence is MFGGPGALRGRVEELKRPWWREALPLVLKHSEAARLAADALLEHGEAAYLRVIAEERELPFLSTLDLDYMTQHARGGPEIGDSGESGDRNGKAGPQTSGTADRLSLISQATSGTYFPAATDAEPPALDLGWPDVPQATGFSPTQAVVHFQRDKAKNIKDLLRFLFSQARTVVAVVMDVFTDMELLCDLMEASGRRAVPVYLLLAQDNLHHFLEMCYKMDLTGGHLPNMRVRSICGDTYCSKAGRRFTGQALEKFVIIDCEQVVAGSYSFTWLCSQVHTSLVLQLRGRIVEDFDREFRCMFAESQAVEGFSGGEEDILAPRAPRPPPPALAFESGLPSSPSISPIGPSLGSIKCSPLTSSSYCGLPGGGGIGFSGLIASGSPGPGRRQASGPFPLHRRLSDPNHSPTTAYRPSLGTLGTAPWAQSSPALNQEGLGLGLGPGLGSPLFSRQLHLVPLPRLPENGLTHSQEPGIPRGFCGMPTLVPEASQKPSQERKPSPPSHNYGRLDLLPRGSQTPDSGNPGSGDHEQSTDQRRPTLGQLDLVAKYGPFRMEGAGPVRISTPDTTGRAKVASEDEKRLTLGHSKLDLITKYHRLQGVKRSPDPGVPGIPNVPSPRQSVVSGVPIVPNPQEPIVSSVPGPQAFCLPAGTQNHTPGDEKRLTLGHSKLDLITKYNKSKFRLIRSRFET, encoded by the exons ATGTTTGGAGGCCCAGGAGCCCTGCGGGGCCGAGTAGAGGAACTCAAACGGCCCTGGTGGCGAGAGGCCCTACCCCTGGTCCTGAAGCACAGTGAAGCCGCCCGGCTGGCTGCAGACGCCCTCCTAGAACATGGGGAGGCTGCCTATCTTCGAGTCATTGCCGAGGAACGGGAGCTGCCCTTCCTTTCTACCCTGGACCTTGACTATATGACCCAGCATGCTCGTGGAGGTCCTGAGATTGGGGACAGTGGTGAGagtggagatagaaatggcaaggcAGGCCCCCAGACCTCTGGCACTGCTGACCGGCTCAGCCTCATCTCTCAGGCCACCTCTGGCACCTACTTCCCAGCAGCAACAGATGCTGAGCCACCTGCCCTGGACCTGGGCTGGCCTGACGTGCCCCAGGCCACAGGCTTCAGCCCCACACAAGCTGTTGTTCACTTCCAGAGGGACAAGGCCAAGAACATCAAAGACTTACTGCGCTTCCTCTTCAGCCAAGCCCGCACG GTTGTGGCTGTGGTAATGGATGTATTCACAGACATGGAGCTGCTCTGTGACTTAATGGAGGCTTCAGGCCGTCGTGCTGTACCTGTTTACCTGCTGCTGGCTCAGGACAACTTGCACCACTTCCTGGAGATGTGCTACAAGATGGATCTCACGGGGGGCCACCTGCCG AACATGCGTGTGCGGAGCATTTGTGGGGACACCTACTGCAGCAAGGCAGGACGCCGCTTCACAGGGCAGGCGCTGGAAAAGTTTGTCATCATTGACTGTGAGCAGGTGGTGGCTGGGAGCTACAg CTTCACATGGCTCTGCAGTCAGGTTCACACCAGCCTGGTGCTGCAGCTTCGGGGCCGCATTGTTGAGGACTTCGATCGAGAGTTCCGCTGCATGTTTGCTGAGTCTCAGGCTGTGGAGGGCTTCTCTGGTGGCGAAGAGGATATCTTGGCTCCTCGGGCTCCCCGCCCACCCCCACCTGCCCTGGCTTTTGAGTCAGGCCTCCCTAGTTCTCCATCTATCTCACCAATTGGCCCTAGCCTTGGCAGTATCAAATGTTCCCCCCTTACAAGCTCTTCCTACTGTGGGCTACCTGGAGGTGGTGGCATTGGCTTCAGTGGTCTCATAGCCTCTGGTTCTCCTGGTCCTGGCCGGCGCCAAGCCAGTGGTCCCTTTCCCCTGCACCGACGATTGTCAGACCCCAACCACAGCCCAACCACAGCCTATCGACCCAGCCTAGGCACGCTGGGGACAGCTCCTTGGGCTCAGTCATCGCCAGCCCTCAATCAGGAAGGGCTAGGGCTGGGGCTTGGACCAGGGTTAGGGAGCCCTCTGTTTTCTCGCCAGCTCCACCTTGTGCCCCTTCCTCGGCTTCCAGAGAATGGGCTCACCCATAGCCAGGAGCCCGGCATACCCAGGGGCTTCTGTGGAATGCCTACACTAGTCCCAGAAGCAAGTCAGAAGCCATCACAGGAGAGGAAGCCATCCCCTCCCAGCCACAACTATGGACGACTAGACCTCCTGCCCAGGGGTTCTCAGACACCCGATTCTGGGAACCCAGGCTCTGGGGACCACGAGCAGTCTACTGACCAGAGACGGCCAACTTTGGGCCAACTGGACCTTGTAGCTAAATATGGCCCATTCCGGATGGAGGGGGCAGGGCCAGTTAGGATCTCTACCCCAGACACCACGGGCAGGGCCAAGGTGGCCTCCGAAGATGAGAAGCGACTGACCCTGGGCCACAGCAAGTTGGACCTCATCACCAAATACCACAGGCTACAGGGGGTAAAAAGGAGCCCAGACCCAGGCGTCCCTGGCATCCCCAATGTCCCTAGCCCACGGCAATCTGTTGTTTCTGGTGTACCTATTGTTCCTAACCCACAGGAGCCTATTGTCTCCAGTGTTCCTGGCCCGCAAGCATTCTGTCTCCCTGCTGGTACCCAGAATCATACTCCTGGGGATGAAAAACGTCTGACTCTTGGTCATAGCAAGCTGGATCTCATCACAAAATATAACAAGTCCAAGTTCAGACTAATCCGAAGCCGCTTTGAAACCTAA
- the EIF6 gene encoding eukaryotic translation initiation factor 6, which produces MAVRASFENNCEIGCFAKLTNTYCLVAIGGSENFYSVFEGELSETIPVVHASIAGCRIIGRMCVGNRHGLLVPNNTTDQELQHIRNSLPDSVQIRRVEERLSALGNVTTCNDYVALVHPDLDRETEEILADVLKVEVFRQTVADQVLVGSYCVFSNQGGLVHPKTSIEDQDELSSLLQVPLVAGTVNRGSEVIAAGMVVNDWCAFCGLDTTSTELSVVESVFKLNEAQPSTIATSMRDSLIDSLT; this is translated from the exons ATGGCGGTCCGAGCCTCCTTTGAGAACAACTGCGAGATCGGCTGCTTCGCCAAACTCACCAACACCTACTGCTTGGTGGCCATCGGCGGCTCGGAGAACTTCTACAG TGTGTTTGAGGGCGAGCTTTCAGAGACCATTCCAGTGGTACACGCTTCCATCGCCGGCTGCAGGATCATTGGGCGCATGTGTGTGG GAAATCGACATGGCCTTCTGGTACCCAACAATACTACAGACCAGGAGCTGCAGCACATCCGCAACAGTCTCCCAGACTCAGTACAGATCCGTCGGGTGGAGGAGCGACTCTCAGCACTGGGCAATGTTACCACCTGTAATGACTATGTAGCTCTTGTTCACCCCGACCTGGACAGG GAGACAGAAGAAATTCTAGCTGATGTACTCAAGGTTGAAGTCTTCAGACAGACAGTGGCTGACCAGGTGCTGGTAGGAAGCTACTGTGTTTTCAGCAATCAGGGAGGGCTAGTGCACCCAAAGACTTCCATTGAGGATCAAGATGAAttgtcctctcttctccaggttcCACTGGTG GCTGGTACTGTGAACCGGGGAAGTGAGGTGATTGCAGCTGGGATGGTGGTCAACGACTGGTGCGCCTTCTGTGGGCTGGACACAACTAGCACAGAGCTGTCAGTGGTAGAGAGTGTCTTCAAGCTTAATGAAGCCCAACCCAGCACCATTGCCACCAGCATGAGGGATTCCCTCATTGACAG TTTAACCTGA